In Pedobacter heparinus DSM 2366, the following are encoded in one genomic region:
- a CDS encoding BlaI/MecI/CopY family transcriptional regulator, with protein MTGTANLKPTESELEILQILWEKGDCTVRDVHEVLEKNKDAGYTTTLKLMQIMHEKGLVARDTSAKTHIYSALINQQKTQQHLVNKMIDNVFNGSAARMVIQALGNHKASKDEIDSIKKYLDELSNQ; from the coding sequence ATGACAGGAACAGCAAACTTGAAACCGACAGAAAGTGAACTCGAAATTTTGCAGATCCTATGGGAAAAAGGAGATTGCACAGTAAGGGATGTACATGAAGTTTTAGAAAAAAATAAGGACGCAGGTTATACAACTACACTAAAACTGATGCAGATTATGCATGAAAAAGGTTTGGTAGCCCGGGATACTTCCGCTAAAACACACATTTACAGCGCATTGATCAATCAGCAAAAAACCCAGCAACATTTGGTGAATAAAATGATCGATAATGTTTTTAATGGTTCAGCCGCACGCATGGTGATACAGGCCCTGGGTAACCATAAGGCTAGTAAAGATGAGATCGATTCGATAAAGAAATATCTGGATGAATTAAGTAATCAATAA
- a CDS encoding DUF4835 family protein, producing MRKLCALVLLCILCAAALQAQELNTRVQLMAPTVPNINKRNLEILQNTIREFLNNNKWSNETYTPPERIECNFVITITAWDGSSAYKAEAQIQSSRPVYNTAYNSTLLNISDKDFDFNFNEGQSLDFSDQNFISNLSSLLSFYAYTIIGLDKDSFSKLGGTHFYNKAQNILNVAQVSGNKGWKAFDGLRNRYWLNENLQNKSFEELRQFIYDYHYTGLDQMQEDPAKAAKKIAALLSGLKLMDKQKLGSIFPNMYLATKADELVNVIAVLPDPQDVIKAYNLLAEVDPANINKYEALRTKGKR from the coding sequence ATGAGAAAACTTTGCGCTCTTGTCTTACTCTGTATTTTGTGTGCTGCGGCACTGCAAGCCCAGGAATTAAATACAAGGGTACAATTGATGGCCCCTACTGTTCCAAACATCAACAAAAGGAATTTAGAGATTTTACAAAATACCATCAGAGAGTTTTTAAACAACAATAAGTGGAGTAACGAAACTTATACTCCACCAGAACGCATAGAATGCAATTTCGTAATTACTATAACTGCCTGGGATGGAAGTTCGGCCTATAAAGCAGAAGCACAGATCCAATCGAGCAGGCCAGTTTACAACACCGCTTACAACAGCACTTTGCTGAACATTAGCGACAAAGACTTTGATTTTAATTTCAATGAAGGCCAGTCGCTGGATTTCTCCGATCAGAATTTCATCTCTAATTTAAGTTCGCTGCTGAGCTTTTATGCTTATACCATTATTGGCCTGGATAAAGATAGTTTCAGCAAACTTGGCGGCACACATTTTTACAACAAAGCACAAAATATCTTAAATGTAGCCCAGGTATCAGGGAATAAGGGTTGGAAAGCCTTTGATGGACTGCGCAACAGATATTGGTTAAATGAGAACTTGCAGAACAAAAGCTTTGAGGAACTGAGGCAGTTCATTTATGATTACCACTATACTGGCTTAGACCAGATGCAGGAAGATCCTGCTAAAGCGGCTAAAAAAATTGCAGCCCTTCTATCGGGCTTAAAACTTATGGATAAACAAAAGCTGGGCTCTATTTTCCCCAATATGTACCTGGCTACCAAAGCTGATGAGCTTGTGAATGTAATTGCCGTACTTCCCGACCCTCAGGATGTAATCAAAGCATATAATTTACTGGCAGAAGTGGATCCGGCCAACATCAATAAATATGAAGCGCTAAGGACTAAAGGAAAGCGTTAA